A DNA window from Brassica napus cultivar Da-Ae chromosome C1, Da-Ae, whole genome shotgun sequence contains the following coding sequences:
- the LOC125580461 gene encoding protein SPA1-RELATED 3 isoform X1, which yields MEGSSNSNSRGFKTSGVSDRNTEFPPFYECVRSVFGSSTHKPSSEENSLGVDPFVRSLEWGDVSLRQWLDKPERSVDVLECLHIFRQIVEIVNAAHSQGIVVHNVKPSCFVMSSFNHVSFIESASCSDSGSEDGPISQKEEKGSYNKILERQIEKLEEEKKQRCLPMKHVLAMETSWYTSPEEEFGSPSTCASDVYRLGVLLFELFCPVTSREEKSRTMSSLRHRVLPPQILLKCHKEASFCLWLLHPEPTCRPSMSDLLQSEFITEPRDNLVEHEAAIELRDRIEEQESLLDFLLLIQQRKQDSAYRLRDTVSLLSSDIEQVVKRQLILKKKGSSYSDLSKDDHQSPSGPSTLLASRKRFRQVETDVEVDEESQGSTLLESSRLMRNFKKLETVYFLTRRRQMKAAALGKSLTRHSPLSSENGRGGSMISSVSNPVSNNDPPRQGGWIDPFLEGLCKYLSFSKLRVKADMKQGDLLNSSNLVCSLAFDRDGELFATAGVNKKIKIFECNSIVNSNRDIHYPVVELASRSRLSSVCWNSYIKSQIASSNFEGVVQIWDVARSQLVTEMKEHKKRVWSIDISSADPTLLASGSDDGTVKLWSINQGVSTGTIKTKANICCVQFPSDSGRCLAFGSADHKVYYYDLRNPKIPLSTMVGHSKTVSNVKFVDSSTLVSSSTDNTLKLWDLSMSASGVNETPLHSFSGHTNLKNFVGLSVSDGYIATGSETNEVFVYHKAFPMPVMSYMFSNTDSMSGLEIDDASQFISSICWRGQSSTLVAANSNGNIKILEMVA from the exons ATGGAAGGTTCTTCAAACTCCAATTCTAGAGGGTTCAAAACCTCTGGTGTTTCAGACAGGAACACTGAGTTCCCACCATTTTATGAGTGTGTCAGAAGCGTGTTTGGTAGTAGCACACACAAACCCTCCTCCGAAGAAAATTCTTTAGGGGTTGACCCTTTCGTTAGATCCTTGGAATGGGGTGACGTCAGCTTACGACAGTGGCTTGATAAGCCTGAACGGTCTGTAGATGTTTTAGAGTGCTTGCACATTTTCAGACAAATCGTGGAGATTGTGAATGCGGCTCACTCTCAAGGCATTGTTGTTCATAACGTTAAGCCATCTTGTTTTGTCATGTCTTCTTTTAACCATGTTTCCTTCATCGAATCCGCTTCTTGTTCTGACTCCGGCTCTGAGGACGGTCCAATTAGCCAGAAGGAAGAGAAAGGATCATATAACAAGATTTTGGAGAGACAAATCGAGAAGctagaggaagagaagaagcaaCGTTGTTTACCGATGAAACATGTATTAGCAATGGAGACAAGTTGGTATACTAGCCCTGAAGAGGAGTTTGGTTCTCCAAGTACTTGCGCTTCAGATGTCTACCGTCTAGGCGTTCTTCTTTTCGAG CTATTCTGCCCTGTGACTTCAAGAGAGGAGAAGTCAAGAACTATGTCTAGTTTAAGACATCGTGTACTTCCGCCTCAGATACTGCTCAAATGTCATAAAGAAGCTTCTTTCTGCTTGTGGCTACTCCATCCCGAGCCAACTTGTCGACCATCAATGAG TGACTTGCTGCAGAGTGAGTTTATAACCGAACCAAGAGACAATTTGGTTGAACATGAAGCAGCAATAGAGCTGAGAGATAGAATCGAGGAACAAGAGTCGTTACTCGATTTCTTGCTACTGATTCAACAAAGAAAGCAAGATTCTGCTTATAGATTGCGGGATACTGTTTCACTTCTTTCTTCAGACATTGAGCAAGTTGTGAAGAGACAGCTGATTCTGAAGAAAAAAGGAAGCTCATACTCTGATCTCAGTAAAGATGATCACCAATCTCCCTCTGGTCCTTCTACATTGTTGGCCTCAAGAAAACGGTTTAGACAAGTGGAAACAGACGTTGAAGTTGATGAAGAGAGTCAAGGAAGCACACTTCTTGAAAGCTCCAGGTTGATGAGAAACTTCAAGAAGCTAGAAACGGTCTACTTTCTAACAAGGCGCAGGCAAATGAAAGCTGCTGCTTTAGGGAAATCATTAACTAGACATTCGCCTTTGAGTAGTGAAAAcgggagaggaggttcaatgatAAGCTCAGTAAGCAACCCTGTTTCCAACAATGATCCTCCGAGACAAGGCGGGTGGATAGATCCATTCCTTGAGGGTTTATGCAAATACTTATCGTTCAGTAAGCTCAGAGTGAAAGCAGATATGAAACAAGGAGACTTGTTGAACTCTTCTAACCTAGTCTGCTCACTTGCATTCGACCGAGATGGAGAGCTTTTCGCCACTGCTGGTGTAAACAAGAAGATCAAGATCTTCGAATGTAACTCCATAGTAAACAGTAACCGGGACATTCACTATCCGGTTGTGGAATTAGCTAGCCGGTCAAGGCTAAGTAGTGTGTGTTGGAACAGTTACATAAAGAGTCAGATTGCATCAAGTAACTTTGAAGGCGTTGTTCAG ATATGGGATGTTGCAAGAAGCCAGTTGGTAACAGAGATGAAGGAGCACAAGAAAAGAGTATGGTCCATTGATATTTCGTCAGCAGACCCTACTTTGCTGGCTAGTGGAAGTGATGATGGAACCGTTAAGCTATGGAGTATCAATCAG GGAGTTAGTACTGGAACCATCAAGACAAAGGCTAATATATGCTGTGTCCAGTTCCCATCAGACTCGGGCCGGTGTTTAGCGTTTGGTTCTGCAGATCACAAAGTGTATTACTACGATCTTAGGAACCCCAAGATTCCTCTGAGCACAATGGTTGGTCATAGCAAGACAGTGAGTAATGTCAAGTTTGTGGATTCATCCACTCTTGTGTCTTCTTCTACTGACAACACGCTGAAGCTTTGGGATTTATCGATGTCTGCTTCTGGTGTTAATGAAACCCCTCTTCATTCATTTTCTGGACACACTAATCTAAAG AACTTTGTTGGCTTATCTGTCTCTGATGGGTATATAGCTACAGGCTCAGAGACTAACGAG
- the LOC125580461 gene encoding protein SPA1-RELATED 3 isoform X2 gives MEGSSNSNSRGFKTSGVSDRNTEFPPFYECVRSVFGSSTHKPSSEENSLGVDPFVRSLEWGDVSLRQWLDKPERSVDVLECLHIFRQIVEIVNAAHSQGIVVHNVKPSCFVMSSFNHVSFIESASCSDSGSEDGPISQKEEKGSYNKILERQIEKLEEEKKQRCLPMKHVLAMETSWYTSPEEEFGSPSTCASDVYRLGVLLFELFCPVTSREEKSRTMSSLRHRVLPPQILLKCHKEASFCLWLLHPEPTCRPSMSDLLQSEFITEPRDNLVEHEAAIELRDRIEEQESLLDFLLLIQQRKQDSAYRLRDTVSLLSSDIEQVVKRQLILKKKGSSYSDLSKDDHQSPSGPSTLLASRKRFRQVETDVEVDEESQGSTLLESSRLMRNFKKLETVYFLTRRRQMKAAALGKSLTRHSPLSSENGRGGSMISSVSNPVSNNDPPRQGGWIDPFLEGLCKYLSFSKLRVKADMKQGDLLNSSNLVCSLAFDRDGELFATAGVNKKIKIFECNSIVNSNRDIHYPVVELASRSRLSSVCWNSYIKSQIASSNFEGVVQIWDVARSQLVTEMKEHKKRVWSIDISSADPTLLASGSDDGTVKLWSINQAILI, from the exons ATGGAAGGTTCTTCAAACTCCAATTCTAGAGGGTTCAAAACCTCTGGTGTTTCAGACAGGAACACTGAGTTCCCACCATTTTATGAGTGTGTCAGAAGCGTGTTTGGTAGTAGCACACACAAACCCTCCTCCGAAGAAAATTCTTTAGGGGTTGACCCTTTCGTTAGATCCTTGGAATGGGGTGACGTCAGCTTACGACAGTGGCTTGATAAGCCTGAACGGTCTGTAGATGTTTTAGAGTGCTTGCACATTTTCAGACAAATCGTGGAGATTGTGAATGCGGCTCACTCTCAAGGCATTGTTGTTCATAACGTTAAGCCATCTTGTTTTGTCATGTCTTCTTTTAACCATGTTTCCTTCATCGAATCCGCTTCTTGTTCTGACTCCGGCTCTGAGGACGGTCCAATTAGCCAGAAGGAAGAGAAAGGATCATATAACAAGATTTTGGAGAGACAAATCGAGAAGctagaggaagagaagaagcaaCGTTGTTTACCGATGAAACATGTATTAGCAATGGAGACAAGTTGGTATACTAGCCCTGAAGAGGAGTTTGGTTCTCCAAGTACTTGCGCTTCAGATGTCTACCGTCTAGGCGTTCTTCTTTTCGAG CTATTCTGCCCTGTGACTTCAAGAGAGGAGAAGTCAAGAACTATGTCTAGTTTAAGACATCGTGTACTTCCGCCTCAGATACTGCTCAAATGTCATAAAGAAGCTTCTTTCTGCTTGTGGCTACTCCATCCCGAGCCAACTTGTCGACCATCAATGAG TGACTTGCTGCAGAGTGAGTTTATAACCGAACCAAGAGACAATTTGGTTGAACATGAAGCAGCAATAGAGCTGAGAGATAGAATCGAGGAACAAGAGTCGTTACTCGATTTCTTGCTACTGATTCAACAAAGAAAGCAAGATTCTGCTTATAGATTGCGGGATACTGTTTCACTTCTTTCTTCAGACATTGAGCAAGTTGTGAAGAGACAGCTGATTCTGAAGAAAAAAGGAAGCTCATACTCTGATCTCAGTAAAGATGATCACCAATCTCCCTCTGGTCCTTCTACATTGTTGGCCTCAAGAAAACGGTTTAGACAAGTGGAAACAGACGTTGAAGTTGATGAAGAGAGTCAAGGAAGCACACTTCTTGAAAGCTCCAGGTTGATGAGAAACTTCAAGAAGCTAGAAACGGTCTACTTTCTAACAAGGCGCAGGCAAATGAAAGCTGCTGCTTTAGGGAAATCATTAACTAGACATTCGCCTTTGAGTAGTGAAAAcgggagaggaggttcaatgatAAGCTCAGTAAGCAACCCTGTTTCCAACAATGATCCTCCGAGACAAGGCGGGTGGATAGATCCATTCCTTGAGGGTTTATGCAAATACTTATCGTTCAGTAAGCTCAGAGTGAAAGCAGATATGAAACAAGGAGACTTGTTGAACTCTTCTAACCTAGTCTGCTCACTTGCATTCGACCGAGATGGAGAGCTTTTCGCCACTGCTGGTGTAAACAAGAAGATCAAGATCTTCGAATGTAACTCCATAGTAAACAGTAACCGGGACATTCACTATCCGGTTGTGGAATTAGCTAGCCGGTCAAGGCTAAGTAGTGTGTGTTGGAACAGTTACATAAAGAGTCAGATTGCATCAAGTAACTTTGAAGGCGTTGTTCAG ATATGGGATGTTGCAAGAAGCCAGTTGGTAACAGAGATGAAGGAGCACAAGAAAAGAGTATGGTCCATTGATATTTCGTCAGCAGACCCTACTTTGCTGGCTAGTGGAAGTGATGATGGAACCGTTAAGCTATGGAGTATCAATCAGGCAATTCTAATTTAA